DNA from Salinispora arenicola:
CCGGCCGTGTCGGTGCATCCAAGCCAGCAGGGCGGCGTAGCCGGACGCCGTCGCGCGGAACTGCTCGGTGCCCAGCACCCGCCCGACCAGGTCGATCATTGCAGCGGTGTGGGTTTCCTGGTGAGTGTCGACCCACCGACGACCTCGATCTCGGCTTCCACAGGTGTAACGGGAGACGTCGTCGTCCTGTCGCTCGTCGCAGTGGCAGGGCGCGCACGCACCAGACGGGCAACGCGGACAAGACAGAGATGGGGCCTCTGGCCAGGCTCATATGAAGTCACAACGCCACGTCCGGTGCGTGCACGAGCGCCTCCCGGCCCGGCCCGACACTTCTTTGAAGGACCCAAAGTCAGTCGCCAGGTGGGTCAGACCCCGCCGGGAGGCGCTCACGAACATCATCTCTGTCGTTAGGTGATGCCGAGTAGTGCCAGTGGGCGGGTGCTGTCGCGGGCATGGTGTCGGTTGGCGGCGGCGATGTCGGTGACTCCGGTCAGGCGTAGGGCGCCGATCGCGGCGTTGCGGAGGGCGGCCATGACTTCGGGTCTGTTGGCGGTGCAGATTTGGCTGCGGTCTTCGTCGTAGGTGACGTCGCGGACCCAGTGGACCTTGTTCTCGATCGACCAGTGGCCGCGGATCCAGTCGGCCATCTGCGCCGGTTTCGCCTGATGGACGAACAGGTTGGTGATGACGTAGATGGTTTCGGTGGTGAAGCGTTTCGGTTGGTCCAGGCGGCGTCTTCGGCGGCGGATCTGGATGGCTTGGGCGGCGTGGCGGGAAGTCGATGCCGGTGGAGATCGTCAGGATCTTGCAGGTGCGGATCTCGCGGCCGTGGCCGAGGTCGGTGTCGCGGGTGGCGTCGGGGACGGCCCGCCAGGGCAGTGCGGTGAGCTGGGCGTGCAGGTGGGGCTGGTTGGCTTTGACGGTCAGGATCCAGTGCGCGCCGCGTTCGGCGAGGTAGGTGACGTGCTCACGTTGGCAGTGCAGGGCGTCAGCGGTGAATACGGTGTCGCGGAGGTCGCTGATCTGGTCGAGCAACGGCTGCAAGTGGGTGATCTCGTTGGTCTTGCCGTCCACGGTGGTGCTGGCTAGGACCACACCGGTGACCTGGTCGCAGGCAGTCATCACGTGCCGGGCCGGGGTGTCGGTGGTGCGGGAGCCGCGCAGGGCCTTGCCGTCGACGGCGATCGCCCGGTCAGCCGTTGAGATGGTGGCGGTGGCCCGGCTGGCGAGCCAGCTACTGATCGCCGCGGTCAGTAGCTGCGGGTCCATGGCCTGCAACAGTCGACGGATCATCGCTTCCGGCGGGCGCCGGTCGGGAGCCATGCCCAGGGCGAGAGCCGTCGTGGCCGGCACGTCGGCGACCCATTCGGCGATCGCGGCGTACGAGCGGTAACCGGCGACCATGGCACATACCGCTGCGGTGGGCACGACCGCCAGTCGGTGTCGGACAC
Protein-coding regions in this window:
- a CDS encoding transposase, yielding MQIRRRRRRLDQPKRFTTETIYVITNLFVHQAKPAQMADWIRGHWSIENKVHWVRDVTYDEDRSQICTANRPEVMAALRNAAIGALRLTGVTDIAAANRHHARDSTRPLALLGIT